From a region of the Lentilactobacillus curieae genome:
- a CDS encoding TetR/AcrR family transcriptional regulator: protein MQKPMDRRVQRTQESLKTAFTTLLGEYDFDDLSVKMITENANVGRKTFYLHYLDKYDLMDAVIDEYFEELADACKLDKPLEYVDKTKIWFDFFDERRSVFKKLFLSKGSYSFRDKFLKFTSNELIKKSDFKPSEDFNIKIRFLSCGVIGIIESFVLGTITQDVSKLSEQIAELIYGNLGLKVPRS, encoded by the coding sequence TTGCAAAAACCTATGGATCGTAGAGTTCAACGAACACAAGAGTCTTTAAAGACCGCCTTTACAACTCTACTTGGAGAATACGATTTTGACGACTTGTCAGTCAAAATGATTACAGAAAATGCTAATGTGGGGCGCAAAACATTCTACCTCCACTATTTAGATAAATACGATTTGATGGACGCCGTAATTGACGAATACTTTGAAGAACTGGCGGACGCCTGCAAACTAGATAAGCCCTTAGAATATGTTGATAAGACTAAAATCTGGTTTGATTTCTTTGACGAACGCCGCTCAGTGTTCAAAAAGCTCTTTCTGAGTAAGGGCTCATACTCGTTTAGAGATAAGTTCCTTAAATTCACTAGCAATGAACTGATTAAAAAATCTGACTTCAAACCATCCGAGGACTTCAACATTAAAATCCGCTTCTTGAGTTGTGGAGTTATCGGAATCATTGAATCTTTTGTGTTAGGTACAATCACTCAAGACGTTTCTAAACTTTCTGAGCAGATTGCTGAACTAATATATGGTAATTTAGGACTGAAAGTCCCAAGAAGCTAA